The Cataglyphis hispanica isolate Lineage 1 chromosome 5, ULB_Chis1_1.0, whole genome shotgun sequence genome has a segment encoding these proteins:
- the LOC126849690 gene encoding protein-serine O-palmitoleoyltransferase porcupine — translation MMEDIGATVFYDEDDCLDYECSHNNIEYDYDYADTEKETLHELYQYCLSPSLYDTGYTLLPLLGCAILFRLFVHIQYISHKIFHVLSVIIGLYVIHHYVHESLIVLIVYVLFSYAILYVPKKWHSGIGIFLPSLLIIGYCEFFMQSIIWHKVRSVSMIMVMKGISVAIDRSDLDKIPDIYSYMGYMFCSVTCLFGPWISFNDYLLLRNSNIQTKRWIICGIGYAFLSFVFLSISNCWMQWIFVDSSWMWLIAYRDALSFRASHYFVSYIGSTLLVLGGFPLSTSMIVKPLYIEFPHSLVQVVIYWNMPMHYWLKTYIFRPSIKKFGTFGAVIITYLISALLHGLNFQLAAVLLSLGFYTYIEFQLRAMLADTFDACIASKQCGKRKCVHKYNSSNSWVFITNLAFSGLAMFHLAYLGLMFDTSNLQETGYSYSHTIDKWTELGFASHWVALATYCIYFLMK, via the exons A TGATGGAAGATATAGGCGCCACAGTCTTTTACGATGAAGATGATTGTTTGGATTATGAATGTTCACACAACAATATTGAATATGATTATGATTATGCAGATACAGAGAAGGAAACTCTACATGAATTGTATCAGTATTGTCTTAGTCCTAGTCTATACGATACAGGATATACTCTGTTGCCTTTATTGGGTTGCGCAAtcttatttagattatttgtTCATATTC aatatatatcacacaAGATATTTCATGTATTATCAGTAATCATAGGCTTGTATGTTATCCACCATTATGTTCATGAATCTTTAATTGTATTGATTGTATATGTCCTATTTTCTTatgctattttatatgtgCCAAAAAAATGGCATAGTGGCATAGGAATCTTTTTACcatctcttttaataattggATACTG tgaattttttatgcaatcaaTAATATGGCACAAAGTACGTAGTGTAAGTATGATTATGGTGATGAAGGGGATTAGTGTTGCCATTGATAGAAGTGATTTGGACAAGATTCCAGATATTTATAGTTACATGGGTTACATGTTCTGTAGTGTAACTTGTCTGTTTGGACCATGGATATCCTTTAACGATTATCTATTGTTGCGTAATTCTAATATTCAg acAAAACGGTGGATAATATGTGGCATAGGATATGCCTTTCTTTCCTTTGTCTTCCTAAGCATTTCTAATTGTTGGATGCAGTGGATATTTGTAGATAGCTCTTGGAT gtgGTTGATAGCATACAGAGATGCATTGTCTTTTAGAGCATCCCATTACTTTGTATCGTATATAGGTTCGACACTGTTAGTTTTGGGTGGGTTTCCACTTTCAACTTCAATGATAGTTAAGCCTTTGTACATCGAATTTCCACACTCGCTTGTACAAGTTGTCATTTATTGGAACATGCCAATGCATTATTGGCTAAAAACTT atATCTTCCGTcctagtattaaaaaatttggaacGTTTGGCGCGGTGATCATCACATATCTGATAAGCGCTCTTTTGCACGGATTAAATTTTCAACTGGCAGCTGTATTACTTAGTCTaggattttatacatatatcgaattTCAACTCAGGGCAATGCTTGCTGATACTTTTGACGCTTGTATCGCGTCTAAACAGTGTGGCAAACGAAAATgcgtacataaatataattcttccaATTCGTGGGTGTTTATAACGAATCTGGCATTCTCCGGATTAGCGATGTTTCACTTAGCTTATTTAGGTCTCATGTTTGATACATCCAATCTCCAAGAAACAGGGTATAGCTATAGTCATACCATCGACAAGTGGACTGAACTCGGATTCGCTAGTCACTGGGTAGCCCTAgctacatattgtatatattttttaatgaagtaG
- the LOC126849673 gene encoding xenotropic and polytropic retrovirus receptor 1, with protein MKFAEHLSAHITPEWRKQYISYEEMKAMLYTAVEEAPSDESVEPEVISRHFASFDEVFFTFCDRELKKINTFYSEKLAEATRKYAALQSELKTALELQQGSSKNKGKANVKPVLSTRKLRDLKLAFSEFYLSLILLQNYQNLNHTGFRKILKKHDKLLSVDAGSKWRVECVETSHFYTSKDIDKLIQETEATVTNDLEGGDRQRAMKRLRVPPLGEHQSPWTTFKVGLFSGSFIVLSIAVVLSAIFHDSGENLKIAFRLYRGPFLIIEFLFLIGINVYGWRSSGVNHVLIFELDPRNHLSEQHLMELAAVLGVVWTLSLLSFLYSASLSIPPYINPLVLVCIMLTFLLNPIKIFRHEARFWLLKIIGRVLISPFAYVNFADFWLADQFNSLVTAFLDFHFLICFYITNGDWLEAGDTTQCMSGSLVIRPIVNCLPAWFRFAQCVRRYRDSKEAFPHLVNAGKYSTTFLVVATNTLYAYYAVEYKSQWENPWLWLWICSCLINSIYSYTWDLKMDWGLLDSNAGENRFLREEVVYSASWFYYFAIIEDFILRFIWIVSFILVECKYISSDLMTSIVAPLEVFRRFVWNFFRLENEHLNNCGKFRAVRDISIAPIESSDQTQILRMMDDENGVLNRGKRKSGGKKQNNAKEEKRALLKEETLDIDISNAS; from the exons ATGAAGTTTGCAGAACATTTATCTGCACACATTACGCCAGAGTGGCGTAAGCAATATATTAGCTATGag GAAATGAAAGCTATGCTTTATACAGCAGTGGAAGAGGCACCCTCGGATGAAAGCGTAGAACCAGAAGTGATATCGCGTCATTTTGCCTCATTTGATgaagtattttttacattctgtgatcgtgaattaaaaaagataaatacattttattcag AAAAATTGGCAGAAGCCACGCGTAAATATGCAGCTCTGCAAAGTGAATTGAAAACTGCATTGGAGCTGCAACAAGGAAGCAGCAAGAACAAAGGAAAGGCCAATGTGAAACCAGTTTTGTCTACCAGAAAGCTTAGGGATTTAAAACTTgcattttcagaattttatctttctttaatcCTTCTTCAGAATTATCAAAATCTTAATCATACTGGATTTCGCAAGATTCTCAAGAAACATGACAAG ctaTTATCAGTCGATGCTGGTTCAAAATGGAGAGTTGAATGTGTAGAGACATCACATTTTTACACGTCCAAAGATATAGACAAATTAATACAAGAAACAGAAGCCACAGTAACAAATGATCTTGAAGGTGGTGATCGGCAGCGCGCAATGAAACGTCTGAGGGTACCACCGCTTGGCGAGCATCAAAGCCCATGGACTACTTTCAAAGTCGGTTTATTTTCCGGTAGTTTCATTGTTCTATCTATTGCAGTCGTCCTTTCAG caaTCTTCCATGATAGTGGAGAGAATTTGAAGATCGCATTTAGACTTTATCGAGGCCCATTTcttattatcgaatttttatttcttattggAATTAACGTTTATGGATGGAGATCTTCTGGTGTCAATCACGTTTTGATATTCGAGCTGGATCCACGAAATCACCTTTCGGAGCAGCATCTTATGGAATTAGCCGCTGTCCTCGGAGTTGTCTGGACGCTTAGCTTATTAAGTTTTTTGTACAGCGCAAGTCTAAGCATTCCACCATACATAAATCCATTAGTACTTGTCTGCATCATGCTGACATTTCTATTAAATCCAATTAAGATTTTTCGCCATGAAGCTCGTTTCTGGCTGTTGAAGATCATA GGACGTGTTTTAATATCACCATTTGCGTACGTCAATTTTGCTGATTTCTGGTTGGCGGATCAATTCAATAGTTTGGTGACTGCGTTCTTGgactttcattttttaatatgtttttatattacgaaTGGTGACTGGTTAGAGGCAGGCGACACTACGCAATGTATGTCTGGATCTCTTGTTATCAGACCTATCGTAAATTGCCTACCCGCGTGGTTTCGGTTTGCGCAATGCGTTCGTCGATACCGAGACTCCAAAGAAGCTTTTCCGCATTTGGTGAACGCTGGAAAGTATTCTACAACTTTTCTCGTCGTTGCAACTAATACTTTATACGCTTATTATGCAG TGGAATATAAAAGTCAATGGGAGAATCCATGGTTATGGTTATGGATATGTAGTTGCCTtattaattcgatatattCATACACATGGGATCTCAAGATGGACTGGGGCCTTTTAGATAGTAACGCCGGCGAAAACCGTTTTCTGCGCGAGGAAGTGGTTTATTCGGCATCT TGGTTTTATTACTTTGCAATAATCGAAGATTTTATACTACGATTTATATGGATTGTAAGCTTTATTCTTGTTGAATGCAAATACATTTCTAGCGACTTAATGACTTCCATTGTGGCACCTCTTGAAGTCTTTAG acGATTTGTATGGAACTTTTTTCGTTTGGAGAACGAACATTTGAATAACTGCGGTAAATTCCGTGCCGTACGTGATATCTCGATAGCACCCATAGAAAGTTCTGATCAGACACAAATTCTACGCATGATGGATGACGAAAATGGTGTACTTAATAGGGGCAAGCGTAAAAGCGGAGGTAAAAAACAGAACAATGCAAAGGAGGAAAAACGAGCATTGCTTAAAGAAGAAACCTTGgatatcgatatatcgaatGCAAGTTga